ACACCTAGAAGGACAAACGTTGGGGGGCAGGTACCAGGTCCAGTCGCTGATCGGGCAGGGGGGCATGGCGTCGGTCTACAAAGGGACTGACACGAACCTGAAACGGGCGGTGGCGATCAAGGTGATCCACCCGCACCTGTCGAACAACCCGGAATTCTTCCGGCGGTTTGAGGAGGAGGCGACGGCGGTGGCGCATCTGCGCCACCCGAATATCGTGCAGGTGTACGATTTCAGCCACGATGGTGACTTATATTACATGGTGATGGAGTACGTGGTGGGGGAGACGCTGCAGATGCGTCTGAAGCGGTTGAACGGGGCCAGGCGGCGGATGAGCATAGGGGAGGTGGTGGGGTACACAGCGGATATCTGTGATGCAGCGGAATATGCACACCAGCGTGGGATGATCCACCGAGATATCAAGCCGGCGAACATCATGCTGGATGTAAACGGGAAGGCGATCCTGATGGATTTTGGGATCGCCCGCATGGTGGGTGGGGCGCAACACACGGCGACGGGAGCGGTGCTGGGGACGGCGATGTACATGTCACCGGAGGCGATCCGCGGGTTGCAGACGGATGGTCGGGC
The window above is part of the Anaerolineales bacterium genome. Proteins encoded here:
- a CDS encoding serine/threonine protein kinase, translating into MGIAHLEGQTLGGRYQVQSLIGQGGMASVYKGTDTNLKRAVAIKVIHPHLSNNPEFFRRFEEEATAVAHLRHPNIVQVYDFSHDGDLYYMVMEYVVGETLQMRLKRLNGARRRMSIGEVVGYTADICDAAEYAHQRGMIHRDIKPANIMLDVNGKAILMDFGIARMVGGAQHTATGAVLGTAMYMSPEAIRGLQTDGRA